A region of [Bacteroides] pectinophilus DNA encodes the following proteins:
- the ileS gene encoding isoleucine--tRNA ligase, with translation MVYEKVTPDLNFVEREKKTEKFWRDNNIFQKSIDNRKKGETYTFYDGPPTANGKPHIGHVLTRVIKDMIPRYRTMKGYMVPRKAGWDTHGLPVELEVEKMLGLDGKEQIEEYGLEPFIKHCKESVWKYKGMWEDFSNTVGFWADMDNPYVTYDNNFIESEWWALKEIWNKGLLYKGYKIVPYCPRCGTPLSSHEVAQGYKSVKERSAIVRFKVVGEDAYFLAWTTTPWTLPSNVALCVNPDETYCKVKAADGYTYYMAEALLDKVLGGLANEEEGVKAYEVLETYKGKDLEYKEYEPLYACAGEAAAKQNKKGHYVTCDSYVTMTDGTGIVHIAPAFGEDDSKVGKKYDLPFVQFVDGKGELTAETPYAGVFVKKADPMVLADLDKEGKLFDAPKFEHDYPFCWRCDTPLIYYARESWFIKMTAVKDDLIRNNNTINWIPESIGKGRFGAWLENVQDWGISRNRYWGTPLNVWECECGCQHSIGSIAELKEMSDNCPDDIELHRPYIDAVTIKCPKCGRQMHRVPEVIDCWFDSGSMPFAQHHYPFENKDLFEQQFPAKFISEAVDQTRGWFYSLLAISTLLFNKAPYENVIVLGHVQDADGQKMSKSKGNAVDPFDALQKHGADAIRWYFYENSAPWLPNRFHDKAVTEGQRKFMGTIWNTYAFFVLYANIDNFDATQYKLEYDKLPVMDKWILSKLNTLIKTVDNNLNDYKITETARALEDFVDELSNWYVRRSRERFWAKGMEQDKINAYMTLYTCLVTLAKCAAPMIPFMTEDIYQNLVRSIDKTAPESIHLCDFPVANEAWINKELEDDMEDVMNVVVIGRACRNAANIKNRQPIGNMFIKAPWTLGGFYVDIIKDELNVKNVEFKDDVRAYTSYTFKPQLKTLGPKYGKILNDIRKALAELDGNAAMEQLNNLGYLKLNVAGQEIDLEKDDLLIDMAQTEGYVADSYAQITVVLETTLTPELVEEGFVREIISKVQQMRKEAGFEVMDKIAVYLEGNDKLEEIVRKNEELIKSEVLADEVGYDSVKGFTKEWNINGESVTMGVEKLS, from the coding sequence ATGGTTTACGAGAAAGTTACACCTGACCTGAATTTTGTCGAGAGAGAAAAGAAGACAGAGAAGTTCTGGAGAGACAACAACATTTTCCAGAAGAGTATTGATAACCGCAAAAAAGGAGAGACATATACATTCTATGACGGACCTCCTACAGCTAACGGTAAGCCTCATATCGGACACGTACTTACACGTGTTATCAAGGATATGATTCCAAGATACAGAACAATGAAGGGATATATGGTTCCAAGAAAGGCAGGATGGGATACACACGGACTGCCTGTTGAGCTTGAAGTAGAGAAGATGCTCGGTCTTGACGGCAAGGAGCAGATTGAAGAGTACGGACTTGAGCCATTTATCAAGCACTGTAAGGAAAGCGTATGGAAATATAAAGGAATGTGGGAAGATTTCTCCAATACGGTCGGATTCTGGGCTGATATGGATAATCCTTATGTAACATACGATAATAACTTTATTGAGTCTGAGTGGTGGGCACTTAAGGAAATCTGGAATAAGGGACTCCTCTATAAGGGATATAAGATTGTTCCTTACTGCCCTCGTTGTGGTACACCTCTTTCAAGCCACGAGGTTGCACAGGGATATAAGAGTGTTAAGGAACGCTCAGCAATTGTGCGTTTTAAGGTCGTGGGAGAAGATGCATATTTTCTTGCATGGACAACAACGCCATGGACACTTCCGTCTAACGTGGCACTTTGTGTGAATCCGGATGAGACATATTGCAAGGTTAAGGCAGCAGACGGTTACACATATTATATGGCTGAGGCGCTTCTTGATAAGGTGCTTGGCGGACTTGCCAATGAAGAGGAAGGCGTTAAGGCATACGAAGTGCTCGAGACATACAAGGGCAAGGATCTTGAGTATAAGGAATATGAACCGCTGTACGCATGTGCAGGAGAGGCAGCAGCAAAGCAGAATAAGAAGGGACATTATGTTACATGTGACTCATATGTAACCATGACAGATGGTACAGGTATCGTTCATATCGCTCCTGCATTCGGTGAGGATGACTCTAAGGTAGGCAAGAAGTATGACCTTCCGTTTGTACAGTTTGTAGATGGTAAGGGCGAGCTTACAGCAGAGACTCCATATGCAGGTGTATTTGTTAAGAAGGCAGACCCAATGGTACTTGCAGACCTTGATAAGGAAGGCAAGCTCTTTGACGCACCTAAGTTTGAGCATGATTACCCATTCTGCTGGAGATGTGATACTCCGCTTATCTACTACGCAAGAGAATCATGGTTCATTAAGATGACAGCTGTTAAGGATGACCTTATCAGAAATAATAACACAATTAACTGGATACCTGAGAGCATCGGTAAGGGACGTTTTGGCGCATGGCTTGAGAACGTTCAGGACTGGGGCATCAGCCGTAACCGTTATTGGGGAACTCCTCTTAATGTATGGGAGTGTGAATGCGGATGCCAGCACAGCATCGGAAGCATAGCAGAGCTTAAGGAGATGTCAGATAACTGTCCTGATGATATAGAGCTTCACAGACCATATATTGATGCAGTGACAATCAAGTGCCCTAAGTGTGGCAGGCAGATGCACAGAGTCCCTGAGGTTATTGACTGCTGGTTTGACTCGGGTTCAATGCCATTTGCACAGCATCATTATCCATTTGAGAATAAAGACCTGTTTGAGCAGCAGTTCCCTGCCAAGTTCATATCAGAGGCGGTTGACCAGACAAGAGGATGGTTCTATTCACTTCTTGCAATCTCAACACTTCTGTTTAATAAGGCACCTTATGAGAATGTTATCGTTCTCGGACATGTACAGGATGCAGACGGACAGAAGATGAGTAAGTCAAAGGGTAACGCTGTGGATCCGTTTGATGCACTCCAGAAGCATGGCGCAGATGCAATCAGATGGTATTTCTATGAGAACAGCGCACCATGGCTTCCTAACAGATTCCATGACAAGGCAGTAACAGAAGGCCAGCGTAAGTTTATGGGAACTATCTGGAACACATATGCATTCTTCGTGCTGTATGCCAATATAGATAATTTTGACGCAACACAGTATAAGCTTGAGTACGATAAGCTTCCTGTAATGGATAAGTGGATTCTGTCAAAGCTTAATACTCTTATCAAGACTGTAGATAATAACCTTAACGATTATAAGATTACAGAGACGGCAAGAGCACTTGAAGATTTTGTTGATGAGCTTTCTAACTGGTATGTAAGAAGAAGCCGTGAGAGATTCTGGGCTAAGGGAATGGAGCAGGATAAGATAAATGCTTACATGACACTTTACACATGCCTTGTAACGCTCGCAAAGTGTGCAGCTCCTATGATTCCGTTCATGACAGAGGATATCTACCAGAACCTTGTAAGAAGCATAGACAAGACAGCTCCGGAGAGCATTCATCTGTGTGACTTCCCGGTTGCCAATGAGGCATGGATTAACAAGGAACTTGAGGATGATATGGAAGACGTTATGAATGTTGTTGTTATCGGACGTGCATGCCGTAATGCAGCCAATATCAAGAACCGTCAGCCAATCGGCAACATGTTTATCAAGGCACCTTGGACACTTGGCGGGTTCTACGTTGATATCATTAAGGATGAGCTTAATGTTAAGAATGTGGAATTCAAGGATGATGTCCGTGCATATACTTCATATACATTTAAGCCACAGCTCAAGACACTCGGACCAAAGTATGGCAAGATTCTTAATGATATAAGAAAGGCACTTGCTGAGCTTGATGGTAACGCAGCAATGGAGCAGCTTAATAATCTCGGATATCTTAAGCTTAATGTTGCAGGACAGGAGATAGACCTTGAGAAGGATGACCTGCTTATTGATATGGCCCAGACTGAAGGATATGTTGCAGACAGCTACGCACAGATAACCGTAGTACTTGAGACAACACTTACACCTGAGCTTGTTGAAGAAGGATTTGTACGTGAGATAATAAGCAAGGTTCAGCAGATGCGTAAGGAAGCCGGATTCGAGGTAATGGATAAGATTGCAGTATATCTTGAGGGCAACGATAAGCTTGAGGAAATCGTAAGAAAGAATGAAGAACTCATCAAGTCAGAAGTACTTGCTGATGAGGTGGGTTATGACTCTGTTAAAGGATTCACAAAAGAGTGGAATATTAACGGCGAAAGTGTTACAATGGGAGTTGAAAAGCTTTCGTAA
- a CDS encoding serine/threonine protein kinase, translating to MKKDSLIDKRYRIDNVIGRGGTSVIYKAHDIKGGRICAVKQSGDDISREARLLRELNHPRIPSIWDVVEENGYTYMIMDYKPGRTLLDIAQSKGPQRAEDVVWWMIQLVQVIGYLHSRIPEIIYRDVKPSNIILGDDNTINLVDFGAAKKYNSRASKDRIYIGTAGYAAPEQFGGKGQTDVRTDIYGIGAVMYHMITGVRPAGLPYSMDISGNEKEAVLIPEDIKRIIEKCVRHDRNHRYQSCTELIADLYALRERQRESQT from the coding sequence ATGAAGAAGGATAGTCTTATTGATAAAAGGTACAGGATTGATAATGTTATCGGAAGAGGAGGAACTAGCGTAATATACAAGGCACATGACATAAAAGGCGGCAGGATATGTGCAGTCAAGCAGTCGGGAGATGATATAAGCCGGGAGGCCCGTCTGCTTAGGGAACTTAATCATCCGAGAATACCGTCAATATGGGATGTCGTAGAGGAAAATGGTTATACATACATGATAATGGATTATAAGCCGGGAAGAACCCTGCTTGACATCGCCCAAAGCAAAGGACCGCAGAGAGCAGAAGATGTTGTGTGGTGGATGATTCAGCTTGTACAGGTTATTGGATATCTGCATTCGAGAATACCTGAGATTATATACAGGGATGTGAAACCTTCCAATATAATTCTCGGAGATGACAATACAATAAATCTTGTAGATTTTGGTGCCGCGAAGAAATACAACAGCAGGGCGTCAAAGGACAGGATATATATAGGCACGGCAGGATATGCGGCACCGGAACAGTTCGGCGGTAAGGGGCAGACTGACGTAAGAACCGACATATATGGTATCGGGGCGGTTATGTACCACATGATTACAGGGGTAAGGCCCGCCGGTCTTCCGTACAGTATGGATATAAGCGGTAATGAAAAAGAGGCTGTGCTTATTCCTGAGGATATAAAACGTATTATAGAAAAATGTGTACGTCACGACAGGAATCACAGGTATCAGTCGTGTACGGAGCTTATTGCGGATCTGTATGCACTGAGGGAGCGTCAGAGGGAGAGTCAGACGTGA
- a CDS encoding sugar kinase: MKFITIGEIMMRLSPPNYDKIVSTHDFIVNYGGAEANVAVSLACLGVDSTLFTVLPNTDLGKSTISYLKANDVHTRQIIKSEGRMGIYYLEEGVAARRSQVIYDREHSAFAEYDYSSIDFDEIMREYDWLHISGITPALSYNCRRLVDAALKSAHKLGLTVSFDPNFRANLWSFETARDVLSTYMPYVDVLIGIEPIHCYNEDGVTDVKDGLSMQPSFEDQDRVFRALAKTYNLKAIARTVRYAHSGSNNSLKAFYYTDGQTYESKLINFDIIDRVGGGDAFSSGLIYAMMEGMNCQDTVDFAVASSVMKHSIHGDTNITTRDQIEAIMRDEHDIKR, translated from the coding sequence ATGAAGTTTATTACTATTGGCGAGATTATGATGAGACTTTCTCCACCAAACTATGATAAGATAGTGTCTACACACGATTTTATCGTTAATTACGGAGGCGCTGAGGCTAATGTTGCAGTTTCACTTGCATGTCTTGGAGTGGATTCAACATTGTTTACGGTACTTCCTAATACAGATCTTGGTAAGTCTACAATAAGCTATCTTAAAGCCAATGATGTACATACAAGACAGATAATCAAATCAGAAGGCAGAATGGGAATATATTATCTGGAGGAAGGCGTTGCAGCAAGACGTTCGCAGGTAATATATGACAGAGAACATTCAGCATTTGCAGAATATGATTATTCATCAATAGATTTTGATGAGATAATGAGAGAATATGACTGGCTTCACATAAGCGGTATCACTCCTGCACTTTCATATAACTGCAGAAGGCTTGTTGATGCAGCACTTAAGTCAGCACATAAGCTTGGGCTTACTGTAAGCTTTGACCCTAACTTCAGAGCTAATCTCTGGAGCTTTGAGACAGCAAGAGACGTACTCAGCACATATATGCCATATGTTGACGTGCTTATAGGAATAGAGCCTATTCACTGCTATAATGAAGATGGTGTTACGGATGTTAAGGATGGTCTGTCGATGCAGCCTTCATTTGAAGATCAGGACAGAGTGTTCAGAGCACTTGCCAAGACATACAATCTTAAGGCCATTGCAAGAACTGTAAGATATGCACATTCGGGAAGCAATAATTCACTTAAGGCATTCTACTATACAGACGGACAGACTTATGAGAGTAAGCTTATCAACTTTGATATTATTGACCGTGTCGGCGGTGGAGATGCATTCTCATCAGGTCTTATATACGCAATGATGGAGGGCATGAACTGTCAGGATACTGTTGATTTTGCAGTGGCATCTTCCGTAATGAAGCATTCAATTCATGGTGATACCAACATCACAACACGTGACCAGATTGAAGCAATCATGAGAGATGAACATGATATCAAGCGATAA
- a CDS encoding M23 family metallopeptidase has product MKKIKKRSPEKMMSFIITGALVCALAVGVISVAGRAKKGSSNIVDLNETKIEQAKAEENTLKDSVTDYTRSITITDQADTLTKAAGDVKSDMQEKSDIPTKASDTDTSGPDTAHQGNNGVAANSADNIAAKYSFGENDTLKRPVNGEVIMKYSMDSTIYYKTLGLYKVNPAVNIAASAGTEVIAAASGVVNAINVSDETGTTVSIAIGNNYVTTYGLLDDVKLKKGMTVVAGDVIGKVAEPTRYYTEEGANLYFKLTVDDKPVDPVAYFE; this is encoded by the coding sequence ATGAAGAAAATAAAGAAGAGAAGTCCGGAAAAGATGATGTCATTCATTATAACGGGAGCACTTGTATGTGCGCTCGCTGTGGGAGTAATATCAGTAGCGGGGCGTGCAAAGAAAGGTTCATCTAATATTGTAGACCTGAATGAGACGAAAATAGAGCAGGCAAAAGCGGAGGAAAATACACTGAAGGACAGCGTGACAGATTATACCAGAAGCATAACGATAACAGACCAGGCCGATACACTAACAAAGGCTGCCGGTGATGTGAAGTCAGATATGCAGGAAAAATCTGATATTCCGACAAAAGCAAGTGACACGGATACGTCCGGTCCGGATACCGCGCATCAGGGAAATAATGGAGTTGCAGCCAATTCAGCGGACAATATAGCAGCTAAGTATTCGTTTGGTGAGAATGACACGCTTAAGCGTCCGGTCAATGGCGAAGTCATTATGAAATACAGCATGGACAGCACAATATATTACAAGACATTGGGGCTTTATAAGGTTAATCCTGCCGTGAATATCGCAGCATCTGCAGGTACGGAGGTAATTGCTGCGGCATCCGGAGTTGTTAATGCAATCAATGTAAGTGATGAGACAGGAACAACAGTATCTATAGCAATTGGCAACAATTACGTTACAACATACGGACTGCTTGATGACGTTAAGCTTAAGAAGGGTATGACAGTAGTTGCCGGGGATGTTATAGGAAAGGTGGCTGAGCCGACCAGATATTACACTGAGGAAGGCGCTAATCTTTACTTCAAACTGACGGTTGATGACAAGCCTGTAGATCCGGTTGCATATTTTGAATAA
- the nudC gene encoding NAD(+) diphosphatase produces the protein MIQDIEPHIYKNEYRPVPPGKDALILAYKGRKILLKDDPEGVPRILYPTFSELEAYVPDIYSTYTYLFTIDSCHYYLVPEFDETLLPDYSYEEISRLRTALPMYRAFAGVTGMQLNNWYSSRRFCGHCGQHLVHSDKERMMYCPECGCIEYPKICPAVIVGVINKDRLLVSKYAGRSYKNYALIAGFNEIGEPIEDTVRREVMEEVGLKVKNIRFYKSQPWSFSDTLLMGFFCELDGSEDITLDETELSMAAWLTRDELPGEADISLTREMMQQFKSGAIHV, from the coding sequence ATGATACAGGATATTGAGCCACACATTTATAAAAACGAATACCGCCCGGTGCCTCCAGGCAAAGATGCACTAATCCTTGCATACAAGGGACGTAAGATTCTTCTTAAAGATGATCCGGAGGGTGTGCCAAGGATATTATATCCTACGTTCAGCGAGCTTGAGGCGTATGTTCCGGACATATACAGCACTTATACCTACCTTTTCACAATAGACAGCTGCCATTATTATCTGGTTCCCGAATTCGACGAGACACTGCTTCCTGACTATTCATACGAAGAGATATCGAGGCTGCGGACAGCACTCCCAATGTATCGTGCATTTGCAGGCGTGACAGGAATGCAGCTTAACAACTGGTACAGCAGCAGGCGTTTCTGCGGCCACTGCGGGCAGCATCTTGTCCACAGTGACAAAGAACGTATGATGTACTGTCCCGAATGCGGATGTATTGAGTACCCTAAGATATGTCCTGCCGTAATTGTCGGCGTAATCAACAAAGACCGGCTCCTTGTCTCCAAGTATGCCGGCCGCAGCTACAAAAATTATGCCCTGATTGCAGGTTTTAATGAAATAGGCGAACCAATCGAGGATACCGTAAGGCGCGAAGTCATGGAAGAAGTCGGACTTAAGGTAAAGAATATCCGATTCTACAAAAGCCAGCCATGGTCTTTTTCTGACACTCTGCTTATGGGCTTCTTCTGCGAGCTTGACGGCAGCGAAGACATCACGCTTGACGAGACGGAACTTTCAATGGCAGCATGGCTTACAAGGGATGAACTTCCCGGTGAGGCCGATATAAGCTTAACCAGAGAGATGATGCAGCAGTTCAAGAGTGGTGCTATCCACGTATAA
- a CDS encoding helix-turn-helix domain-containing protein, whose product MANRIRELRQEKKITQLQLSSQLEVTQETISAYENNVHMPSLAALMKMSKIFNASMDYIMGQSNVRNIPKEEEPSAADIVQRNSLMTCYQKLGAMNRARLLSYAQGLVDAERRIQ is encoded by the coding sequence TTGGCTAACAGGATCCGCGAATTACGTCAGGAAAAGAAAATCACACAGCTTCAACTGAGTTCTCAGCTTGAGGTAACACAGGAAACAATCAGTGCATATGAGAACAATGTGCATATGCCAAGCCTTGCAGCATTAATGAAGATGTCTAAGATTTTCAATGCAAGCATGGATTATATCATGGGACAGTCCAATGTAAGGAACATCCCTAAGGAAGAAGAACCATCAGCTGCTGACATCGTTCAGCGCAACTCTTTAATGACATGTTACCAGAAGTTAGGTGCTATGAACAGAGCACGTCTCTTATCATACGCTCAGGGACTTGTCGATGCGGAAAGAAGAATACAGTAA
- a CDS encoding SpoIID/LytB domain-containing protein, whose protein sequence is MHGRRIELGIMKKALLVTIVCFVIPGFFTLMLTGVRQPSQEADIGRNGRVRIDAGKSATDIGVDDYIAGVLASRLEYGSEPELIKTQAVMIRTQIYRAMKDSFSVDDDELAMTYISKKERMKLWQGDYEANESLIEDCTAAVSQLVMRCNNELIDCPYTYITAGKTRSMSDGAMPWLKQAECPDDSSTEQYISIKYISNQDFVKLCSKKFAPVTEAASSGLSKDAPLETVQIVERDRSDYVNRIKVGNIVISGEEFADALGLASPCFFIEDVSRNTLGAGNASGDIRITVRGSGSGYGLSINQAAVMARQGSGYDEILKYFFNGISIENL, encoded by the coding sequence ATGCATGGAAGAAGAATAGAGCTTGGAATAATGAAGAAAGCACTTTTGGTTACAATAGTGTGCTTCGTTATTCCGGGCTTTTTTACGTTAATGCTTACCGGAGTAAGGCAGCCGTCGCAGGAAGCTGATATAGGCCGGAATGGCCGTGTCAGAATTGATGCCGGAAAAAGCGCCACGGATATTGGTGTCGATGATTATATAGCCGGTGTACTTGCGTCAAGACTTGAATACGGCAGTGAGCCTGAGCTTATCAAGACGCAGGCAGTTATGATAAGAACGCAGATATACAGGGCAATGAAAGACAGTTTCAGTGTTGATGATGATGAGCTTGCAATGACATATATTTCCAAAAAGGAACGCATGAAGCTGTGGCAGGGAGATTATGAAGCCAACGAATCACTCATAGAGGACTGCACTGCAGCTGTATCACAGCTTGTTATGCGCTGCAACAATGAGCTGATAGACTGTCCTTATACATACATTACAGCAGGCAAGACGAGGAGTATGTCTGATGGGGCGATGCCATGGCTTAAGCAGGCAGAGTGCCCGGATGACAGCAGTACAGAGCAGTATATAAGTATAAAATATATAAGCAATCAGGATTTTGTAAAGCTGTGTTCAAAGAAATTTGCGCCAGTTACAGAGGCGGCATCTTCAGGACTCAGCAAAGATGCACCGCTTGAGACCGTCCAGATTGTAGAACGTGACCGGTCAGATTACGTAAACAGAATAAAGGTTGGTAATATTGTAATAAGCGGAGAAGAATTTGCGGATGCACTTGGCCTTGCATCTCCGTGTTTTTTTATTGAGGATGTAAGCCGGAATACATTGGGAGCAGGCAATGCTTCGGGTGATATAAGAATTACCGTCCGTGGAAGCGGCAGCGGATACGGACTCAGCATTAACCAGGCGGCGGTGATGGCACGTCAGGGCAGTGGATACGATGAAATTTTAAAATATTTTTTTAATGGGATATCAATAGAGAATCTGTAA
- a CDS encoding glycogen/starch/alpha-glucan phosphorylase — MGVKFDKDEFKKSVADNLKVLYRKTVDEADKQQIFQAVSYSVKDIIMDRWLATQKTYEKEDVRTVVYMSMEFLMGRALGNNMINLTVYKDIKEALDEMGLDLNVIEDQEPDAALGNGGLGRLAACFLDSLATLGYPAYGCGIRYRYGMFKQQIKDGYQIEVPDNWLKDGNPFEIKRPEYSYEVKFGGYVRCYKDEDGRDKFVQEDYRSVIAVPYDMPVVGYGNNVVNTLIIWDAEPVNTFNLESFNKGDYHKAIEQENLAKNIVEVLYPNDNHYAGKELRLKQQYFFVSASIQRAIAKYKKTNSDIRKFHEKYVFQLNDTHPTVTVAELMRILMDEEGLNWEEAWEVTTHCCAYTNHTIMAEALEKWPIELFSRLLPRVYQIVEEINRRFVEELKVKYPGNQDKIRKMAVIYDGQVKMANLAIVAGFSVNGVAKLHTEILEKQELKDFYEMFPEKFNNKTNGITQRRFLLHGNPLLADWITGKIGDDWITDLSHLSRLKVYVDDEKCQREFMQIKYQNKLRLAKYIKENNGVEVDPRSVFDVQVKRLHEYKRQLLNILHVMYLYNQLKANPDLDIPAQTFIFGAKAAAGYKIAKLINNVADVINNDPAIKGRLKVVFIENYRVSNAEIIFAAADVSEQISTASKEASGTGNMKFMLNGALTLGTMDGANVEIVQEVGEDNAVIFGLTSDEVIRYENEGGYDPMEIFNNDQDVRTVLMQLINGEYCRENPEMFRDIYNSLLHNDGGRRADTYFILKDFRAYADAHRKMLDKYKDEKGWAKSAMLNVACAGKFSSDRTIEEYVRDIWKLDKVKVEVSDED, encoded by the coding sequence ATGGGAGTAAAGTTTGACAAGGATGAATTTAAGAAGAGTGTTGCCGATAATCTGAAGGTTTTATACAGAAAGACGGTTGATGAAGCTGATAAGCAGCAGATATTCCAGGCAGTGAGCTATTCTGTCAAGGACATCATAATGGACAGATGGCTTGCAACCCAGAAGACATACGAGAAGGAAGATGTCAGAACTGTAGTGTATATGTCAATGGAGTTCCTTATGGGCCGTGCCCTTGGCAATAATATGATCAATCTTACAGTTTACAAAGATATCAAAGAGGCTCTTGATGAGATGGGGCTTGACCTTAACGTAATAGAGGATCAGGAACCGGATGCGGCTCTTGGTAATGGTGGTCTTGGAAGACTGGCAGCATGTTTTCTTGATTCACTTGCCACACTTGGATATCCTGCATACGGCTGTGGAATAAGATACAGATATGGTATGTTCAAGCAGCAGATTAAGGACGGTTATCAGATAGAAGTGCCTGATAACTGGCTTAAGGACGGTAACCCGTTTGAGATTAAGAGACCTGAGTATTCTTATGAAGTCAAGTTTGGCGGATATGTAAGATGCTATAAGGATGAGGACGGAAGAGATAAGTTCGTTCAGGAAGATTACCGCTCAGTAATAGCTGTTCCTTATGATATGCCGGTTGTAGGATATGGCAACAATGTTGTTAATACACTTATCATATGGGATGCAGAACCTGTTAATACATTTAACCTTGAATCATTCAATAAAGGCGATTATCACAAGGCTATTGAGCAGGAGAATCTTGCCAAGAATATTGTTGAGGTTCTTTATCCTAACGATAACCATTATGCAGGTAAGGAACTCAGATTAAAGCAGCAGTATTTCTTTGTATCAGCAAGTATACAGAGAGCAATTGCCAAGTATAAGAAGACTAACAGCGATATAAGAAAGTTCCACGAGAAGTATGTATTCCAGCTTAACGATACACATCCTACAGTTACGGTTGCCGAACTCATGAGAATTCTCATGGATGAGGAAGGACTTAACTGGGAAGAGGCATGGGAAGTAACTACACACTGCTGTGCATATACTAACCATACAATTATGGCTGAGGCGCTTGAGAAGTGGCCTATCGAGCTGTTCTCAAGACTTCTTCCGAGAGTATATCAGATTGTCGAAGAGATCAACCGCAGATTTGTTGAGGAACTGAAGGTTAAGTATCCGGGCAATCAGGATAAGATCCGCAAGATGGCTGTTATATATGATGGCCAGGTTAAGATGGCCAACCTTGCAATTGTGGCAGGATTCTCTGTTAACGGTGTTGCCAAGCTTCACACAGAGATTCTTGAGAAGCAGGAACTCAAGGACTTCTACGAGATGTTCCCTGAGAAGTTCAACAACAAGACTAACGGTATTACACAGAGAAGATTCCTTCTTCACGGTAATCCGCTTCTTGCAGACTGGATAACAGGCAAGATTGGTGATGACTGGATAACAGACCTGTCACATCTTAGCAGGCTCAAGGTATATGTTGATGATGAGAAGTGCCAGCGTGAGTTTATGCAGATTAAGTATCAGAATAAGTTAAGACTTGCCAAGTACATTAAGGAGAACAATGGAGTTGAAGTTGATCCCCGTTCAGTATTCGATGTACAGGTTAAGAGACTTCATGAGTATAAGAGACAGCTTCTTAATATACTTCATGTAATGTATCTGTATAACCAGCTTAAAGCTAATCCTGATCTTGATATACCTGCACAGACATTTATATTCGGAGCCAAGGCGGCTGCCGGATATAAGATAGCAAAGCTTATCAATAATGTTGCGGATGTCATTAATAATGACCCTGCAATCAAGGGCAGGCTTAAGGTTGTATTCATAGAGAATTACCGTGTATCTAACGCTGAGATTATATTTGCGGCAGCAGATGTGAGCGAGCAGATATCAACTGCATCCAAGGAAGCTTCCGGTACAGGTAACATGAAGTTCATGCTTAATGGTGCGCTTACTCTCGGAACGATGGATGGTGCCAATGTTGAGATAGTCCAGGAAGTCGGAGAAGATAATGCTGTTATCTTCGGACTTACATCAGATGAAGTTATCCGTTACGAGAATGAAGGCGGATATGATCCGATGGAGATATTCAACAATGACCAGGATGTCAGAACAGTTCTTATGCAGCTCATTAATGGTGAATACTGCAGAGAGAATCCTGAGATGTTCAGAGATATCTACAATTCTCTTCTTCACAATGATGGCGGAAGAAGAGCTGACACATACTTTATACTTAAGGATTTCCGTGCATATGCGGATGCACACAGGAAGATGCTTGATAAGTATAAGGATGAGAAGGGCTGGGCTAAGTCAGCTATGCTTAATGTGGCATGTGCCGGCAAGTTCTCATCAGACCGTACTATTGAGGAGTATGTAAGGGATATCTGGAAGCTCGACAAGGTTAAGGTTGAAGTTTCTGATGAAGATTAA